The following proteins come from a genomic window of Amyelois transitella isolate CPQ chromosome 24, ilAmyTran1.1, whole genome shotgun sequence:
- the LOC132903299 gene encoding uncharacterized protein LOC132903299 produces the protein MSQLPPLESLDCDGDPSSVGLRWEKWKRALELYLTATNIKSPETKRAILLHMGGLSLQEIYYNIPGAHVDKAPEDNSGDIYTIALAKLDEYFSPKQSRVYERHLFRLIKQEAEEKFEKFLVRLRNQSAKCKFQVVEEHLIDQITEKCESVELRKKILTLGDDVTLDKIISEANALEAVQRQLKGFDASKVQLAVNHVNKSFSKKETPDPCCRCGGNHPSNEKSCPALLKKCLKCGYVGHFRRYCKTSKKKRKFNDITSGTTTVAESSTKKIKTTKPAEDVHYIFQIDGDDTIVCTLGGVNIDMLIDSGSKCNIINDATWENLKSLNIIVKNQVKSPQKNFVAYGSQNPLTVLGAFDSSIVISNGCKLDEETFYVVKGGTKNLLGKDTAIKLGVLRVGLPQNCFLDDNFVTSCLPS, from the exons ATGTCGCAATTACCGCCATTAGAGTCATTAGACTGCGATGGAGATCCTTCGTCCGTTGGTCTACGATGGGAAAAGTGGAAAAGAGCGCTCGAACTATATCTAACggcaacaaatataaaatcgcCGGAAACAAAAAGAGCAATACTCCTACACATGGGTGGGCTTTCTCTACAGGAGATATACTATAATATACCAGGTGCCCATGTAGATAAAGCCCCAGAAGATAATAGTGGGGATATTTACACTATTGCGTTAGCAAAGTTAGACGAATACTTTTCTCCAAAGCAAAGCCGTGTTTATGAACGCCATTTGTTTAGACTTATTAAACAAGAAgcggaagaaaaatttgagAAGTTTCTCGTTCGTCTTCGGAATCAAAGCGCTAAATGTAAATTTCAAGTTGTAGAGGAACATTTGATAGATCAAATCACTGAAAAGTGTGAATCGGTAGAATTACGAAAGAAGATCTTGACTTTAGGGGATGATGTAACATTGGACAAAATTATTTCGGAAGCTAATGCTTTGGAAGCAGTTCAGCGGCAATTAAAAGGTTTTGATGCAAGTAAAGTTCAACTTGCAGTCAATCATGTGAACAaatctttttcaaaaaaagaaactccTGATCCTTGCTGTCGTTGTGGTGGGAACCACCCAAGCAATGAAAAGTCTTGTCCAGCACTCTTAAAGAAATGTCTGAAATGTGGTTATGTCGGTCATTTTCGTCGTTATTGCAAAACCAGTAAAAAGAAGCGTAAATTTAACGACATTACTTCCGGAACAACAACTGTCGCTGAATCAtcaactaaaaaaattaaaacgacTAAACCTGCAGAAGATgtacattacatttttcagATTGATGGTGATGACACCATCGTATGCACATTAGGAGGGGTGAACATTGATATGCTTATTGATTCCGGCAGCAAGTGTAACATAATTAATGATGCTACTTGGGAAAATCTTAAATCCTTGAACATTATAGTGAAAAATCAGGTCAAATCTCCACAGAAAAACTTTGTGGCTTACGGAAGCCAAAATCCCCTCACTGTTTTGGGAGCATTTGATTCTTCTATCGTCATTTCAAACGGATGTAAATTAGATGAAGAAACTTTTTATGTGGTGAAAGGTGGCACAAAAAACTTGCTCGGGAAAGACACCGCTATCAAACTAGGAGTATTGAGGGTAG GACTCCCGCAGAACTGTTTTTTAGACGACAATTTCGTGACAAGCTGCCTTCCCTCTTAG